The window TGCTGACCGTCGGGCCGATGGCGTATGCGCTGTGGCTGAGCTTCACTACGTTCGACGGGATCTCGCCCCACTGGCGTTACGTCGGGTTCGGCAACTACCGGGAACTGTTCTCGGATCCGGTGACCCGGGATTCCCTGGGGCGTGCCGGGCTGTTCGCCATCACCTCGGTGCCGCTGTCGATCATCGCTGGTATGGCGCTCGCCGTGCTGGTGAACCGGCCGTTGAAGGCGCGGGGGCTGTGGCGGACTCTGCTCTATCTGCCCGCTGTTGTGCCGCCCGTCGGCGCGGGTCTGGTGTTCAAGCAGCTCTTCAACCGGGACTCCGGCGCCGCCAACGGGGTGCTCAATGCCGTCGGGCTCGACGCCGTTGCCTGGCTCGATGATCCGTACGCCCGCTATGTGCTGCTGATGGCGGTGCTGTGGGCCGCCGGGAATATCATGATCATTTCGCTGGCGGGGCTTCAGGACGTGCCCCGGGAGCTGCATGAGGCCGCCCGTATCGACGGGGCGAGCGCCTGGCGGAGCTTCCGCAGCATCACTCTGCCGCTGCTGTCACCGGTGCTTCTCTTCCAAGCCGTCACCGGGATGATCGCCACGGTCCAGACCATCCTGCCGATGCTGCTCGCCGCGGATGCCACTCCCAAGGGCGTCACCGCGATCCCGCAGTCCAACTACCTGTACATGATGCACGTCTTCGCGCAGTACTTCGCCTTCGGCCGCTACGGCTACGCCTCCGCGCTCCTGTGGGTGCTCTTCGTCCTGATCCTCATCGCGACCGGTCTGATCTTCAAGTTCACGTCCGGAGTGGTGTTCTACAACGTCGACCCGGAGGCGAAGAAATGACCGCCGACACCGTGGGCCGGGTGCGGGTGCGCACCTCCCGGCTCGTCCTGTACGTCGTTCTCGTCGTCCTGACCGGGCTGCTGCTCGGACCCTTCGGCTGGCTCGTCATCACCGCGCTGAAGACCACACCCGAGCTCGCCGCCTCCCCGGTGCACTGGCTGCCGGAGAAGATCCAATGGCACAACTTCGCCGACGCCTTCACCTCGATCGACTTCCTGGGCTACGCCCGCAACTCGCTCGTCATCGCGCTGATCTACGCCACCCTCGTCACGCTGAGCTCCGCCTGGGTCGGATTCGGGTTCGCCCGGCTCTCCGCTCCGGGCAAGA of the Streptomyces sp. NBC_00287 genome contains:
- a CDS encoding carbohydrate ABC transporter permease, coding for MTVGQIPEVVAERPSSGVGAVRSELPRSSMTARRHRAFYMFTSPWIVGFLLLTVGPMAYALWLSFTTFDGISPHWRYVGFGNYRELFSDPVTRDSLGRAGLFAITSVPLSIIAGMALAVLVNRPLKARGLWRTLLYLPAVVPPVGAGLVFKQLFNRDSGAANGVLNAVGLDAVAWLDDPYARYVLLMAVLWAAGNIMIISLAGLQDVPRELHEAARIDGASAWRSFRSITLPLLSPVLLFQAVTGMIATVQTILPMLLAADATPKGVTAIPQSNYLYMMHVFAQYFAFGRYGYASALLWVLFVLILIATGLIFKFTSGVVFYNVDPEAKK